From the Streptomyces nigrescens genome, one window contains:
- a CDS encoding helix-turn-helix transcriptional regulator, with product MATNAIDQTRRMLSLVTYLRERPGARVGDVARAFGITEDELIADLDVLPMCGTSFRGGDLLDIDTDGDRIWWHNPDDVAEPLRLAADEATALLVAARAVATLPGLREGDRQALLRATAKLEAAAGEAAGASSRLSVTFESEGGVFADVDRAIAERRRLWLRYYSPARDELTEREVDPIRLFAVGHTYMEAWCRLSEARRTFRLDRVAEIKLLDAPADPPPVELRDLSEGLVQPAAEDPEVSIEVGPGGRWVAEYYPHDSADELPDGGLRITLRTPDPASLRRLALRLGRDGRIVAPRALADSARQAAEQALAAYGE from the coding sequence ATGGCGACGAACGCGATCGACCAGACCCGCCGGATGCTGTCCCTGGTGACCTACCTCCGCGAGCGCCCCGGCGCCCGCGTCGGCGACGTCGCCCGTGCCTTCGGCATCACCGAGGACGAGCTGATCGCCGACCTCGATGTCCTGCCGATGTGCGGAACGAGCTTCCGCGGCGGGGACCTCCTGGACATCGACACCGACGGCGACCGCATCTGGTGGCACAACCCCGACGATGTCGCCGAGCCGCTGCGGCTGGCCGCCGACGAGGCGACCGCCCTGCTGGTCGCGGCCCGCGCGGTGGCCACCCTGCCCGGACTGCGCGAGGGCGACCGGCAGGCGCTGCTGCGGGCCACCGCCAAGCTGGAGGCGGCGGCCGGAGAGGCGGCAGGCGCCAGCTCCCGGCTCTCGGTGACCTTCGAATCCGAGGGCGGGGTGTTCGCCGATGTGGACCGCGCCATCGCCGAGCGGCGCCGGCTGTGGCTGCGCTACTACTCCCCGGCCCGCGACGAGCTGACCGAGCGCGAGGTGGACCCGATCCGGCTCTTCGCCGTCGGCCACACCTACATGGAGGCGTGGTGCCGGCTCTCGGAGGCCCGGCGCACCTTCCGGCTCGACCGCGTCGCCGAGATCAAGCTGCTGGACGCGCCCGCCGATCCGCCCCCGGTCGAGCTGCGTGATCTGTCGGAGGGCCTGGTGCAGCCCGCGGCCGAGGACCCCGAGGTCTCCATCGAGGTCGGGCCCGGCGGCCGCTGGGTCGCCGAGTACTACCCGCACGACAGCGCCGATGAGCTCCCCGACGGCGGGCTGCGTATCACCCTGCGCACCCCCGACCCGGCCTCGCTGCGGCGGCTGGCCCTGCGGCTGGGCCGCGACGGCCGGATCGTGGCGCCGCGGGCCCTCGCGGACAGCGCGCGGCAGGCCGCCGAGCAGGCCCTCGCGGCGTACGGCGAGTGA
- the tatA gene encoding Sec-independent protein translocase subunit TatA — protein MFSNLRAPEIILILVVIVLLFGAKKLPDMARSLGKSARILKSEAKAMKKDGGDADGGATSGTSSEAPSDAAQQAPRTIQAAPGDVSSSRPVAEPNRTNQS, from the coding sequence ATGTTCAGCAACTTGAGGGCCCCCGAGATTATTCTGATCCTCGTCGTCATTGTGCTGCTGTTCGGCGCGAAGAAGCTGCCGGACATGGCGCGTTCGCTCGGGAAGTCCGCTCGCATCCTCAAGAGCGAAGCCAAGGCGATGAAGAAGGACGGCGGCGACGCGGACGGTGGTGCCACGTCCGGCACCTCTTCCGAGGCTCCCTCTGATGCTGCTCAGCAGGCCCCTCGTACGATTCAGGCGGCTCCCGGTGATGTGAGCAGCTCGCGCCCCGTGGCCGAGCCGAACCGCACCAACCAGAGCTGA
- the tatC gene encoding twin-arginine translocase subunit TatC, translating into MPKSARKQEKDPEGRMPLAAHLRELRNRLLKSVLAIIVVTAVAMWQYDAIAHFVTGPVIDSVGCPKAPSGPRTHPCAQVVANGLLAPFTIMLKVSLTTGVVIATPVWLYQLWAFLAPGLHRHEKKYALGFVGAGAPLFLGGAYLAYAVLPTTAGALVGLTPSDWANFFPADEFFDIVTRMVLVFGLAFELPLLLVLLNFGGVLTGRRIMSWWRFMVLGITVFAALATPTGDPLTMGLLAAPIVVLYFGAVGICLFNDRRRKLGNPDAELSDDEASELDLTPTEVGAIEPVASGRMLPEQASGEAGEGGAGRRGGYDDFT; encoded by the coding sequence TTGCCCAAGTCTGCCCGCAAGCAGGAGAAGGACCCCGAGGGGCGTATGCCGCTCGCGGCGCATCTGCGTGAGCTGCGCAATCGGCTGCTGAAATCAGTGCTGGCGATCATCGTCGTCACCGCCGTCGCGATGTGGCAGTACGACGCGATCGCCCACTTCGTCACGGGCCCGGTCATCGATTCGGTCGGCTGCCCCAAGGCACCCTCCGGACCGCGCACCCACCCCTGTGCCCAGGTCGTGGCGAACGGTCTGCTCGCACCGTTCACGATCATGCTCAAGGTGTCCCTCACCACCGGCGTCGTCATCGCCACCCCGGTGTGGCTCTACCAGCTCTGGGCTTTCCTCGCGCCGGGTCTCCACCGGCACGAGAAGAAGTACGCCCTCGGCTTCGTCGGTGCCGGTGCCCCGCTCTTCCTGGGCGGCGCGTACCTCGCCTACGCGGTCCTGCCGACCACGGCGGGCGCGCTGGTCGGCCTGACGCCCAGCGACTGGGCCAACTTCTTCCCCGCTGACGAGTTCTTCGACATCGTCACGCGCATGGTGCTGGTCTTCGGCCTCGCCTTCGAGCTGCCGCTGCTCCTGGTGCTGCTCAACTTCGGCGGGGTGCTCACCGGCCGCCGGATCATGAGCTGGTGGCGGTTCATGGTGCTGGGCATCACGGTCTTCGCGGCGCTCGCGACGCCGACCGGTGATCCGCTGACCATGGGGCTGCTGGCCGCGCCGATCGTGGTGCTGTACTTCGGTGCCGTCGGCATCTGCCTCTTCAACGACCGCCGCCGCAAGCTCGGCAACCCGGATGCGGAGCTGAGTGACGACGAGGCCTCGGAGCTCGATCTGACGCCCACCGAGGTCGGTGCGATCGAGCCGGTTGCCTCTGGCCGGATGCTTCCGGAGCAGGCGAGTGGTGAGGCGGGCGAGGGCGGTGCGGGGCGTCGTGGTGGGTACGACGACTTCACGTGA